One Helianthus annuus cultivar XRQ/B chromosome 7, HanXRQr2.0-SUNRISE, whole genome shotgun sequence genomic region harbors:
- the LOC110866511 gene encoding uncharacterized protein LOC110866511 — protein MSNLSKLEFTALDISGNNYLPWTLDAKIHLTANNLGETINVDNQTSPQNKAKAMIFLRHHLHEDLKREYLTVEDPLELWTNIKERFDHQKLVLLPKARYEWLHLRLQDFKT, from the coding sequence atgtcgaACTTATCAAAGCTTGAATTCACCGCACTTGACATCTCGGGCAATAACTACCTCCCGTGGACTCTTGATGCTAAAATCCATTTGACGGCAAATAATTTGGGGGAAACAATTAATGTTGATAATCAGACCTCACCTCAAAATAAAGCAAAAGCTATGATATTCCTTCGCCATCATCTTCACGAAGATCTAAAGCGGGAATATCTAACTGTTGAGGACCCTCTTGAATTATGGACAAACATCAAAGAACGttttgaccaccagaagttggtcCTACTCCCCAAAGCCCGCTATGAATGGCTTCATTTACGACTACAGGATTTTAAGAcatga
- the LOC110867849 gene encoding F-box protein At1g47340-like codes for METVEEKQQQQSTTTDDPLVKISIPSEVIEDILTSLPVKSILRFKSVSKPWLSLISTPSFTKLHFTRSTRTALFISAYDHSTRQQHLLSAPRDGGPVSHLLTIDDASVHDITEAQHLNGLVLFSSVKLFSAYNHDKAFLLNPSTHKFFKLPDPCIDRKGRVSYLFGFDESRNEHKVLMIRQLRNPTTYEIRIFSMSTYSWRKIDAEPPVGFTWDRLGVYINISVCVNSVIHLMCRGDLSFPILAFDLRTEMFSVINTPQVSTPDEDPCIIKINGCIGVVFFDYNRVMENNEMHIWILQDYENHVWVKESIAFTEPWAELGYPFPRDSVNMDEIIFCSSKMSGNVTSLLVYNKISRSFKSLQFTSGHQFPFSRALRFSLAKCYVESMMTL; via the coding sequence ATGGAAACCGTAGAagaaaaacaacaacaacaatccacaaCCACAGATGATCCATTGGTTAAGATTTCAATCCCATCTGAAGTAATCGAAGACATCCTCACCAGCCTCCCCGTCAAATCCATACTCCGTTTCAAATCAGTCTCCAAACCATGGCTCTCCCTCATCTCCACTCCATCATTCACCAAACTTCACTTCACTCGCTCCACCCGCACCGCCTTATTCATTTCCGCTTACGATCATTCTACTCGCCAACAACACCTTCTCTCCGCCCCCCGTGACGGTGGTCCTGTGTCTCATCTCCTCACAATCGACGACGCTTCTGTTCATGATATCACAGAAGCCCAACACTTGAACGGCTTAGTTTTGTTTAGTTCAGTCAAATTGTTTTCCGCATACAATCACGATAAAGCTTTCCTTCTTAACCCTAGCACGCATAAGTTTTTCAAGCTCCCTGATCCTTGCATCGATAGAAAGGGCCGTGTCTCTTACTTATTCGGGTTTGATGAGTCTAGAAACGAACATAAGGTTTTGATGATCAGGCAACTTCGTAATCCTACTACATACGAGATTAGGATTTTCTCTATGTCGACTTATTCCTGGAGAAAGATCGATGCCGAGCCTCCTGTTGGTTTTACCTGGGATCGTTTGGGCGTCTACATTAACATCAGTGTTTGTGTTAATAGTGTAATACACCTAATGTGTCGAGGCGATTTATCGTTTCCCATTTTGGCGTTTGACTTGAGAACAGAGATGTTTTCTGTAATCAACACTCCTCAAGTTTCTACGCCTGATGAGGATCCTTGCATCATAAAAATCAATGGTTGTATAGGCGTTGTTTTTTTCGATTATAATCGTGTGATGGAAAACAATGAGATGCATATTTGGATATTACAAGATTATGAAAACCATGTTTGGGTCAAAGAAAGTATTGCGTTCACTGAGCCTTGGGCCGAGTTAGGTTACCCTTTCCCAAGAGATTCTGTTAATATGGACGAGATTATCTTTTGTTCAAGCAAAATGTCCGGGAACGTGACAAGCTTACTTGTCTATAACAAGATTAGTAGAAGTTTTAAATCATTACAATTCACTTCGGGTCATCAGTTTCCGTTCTCAAGAGCATTGCGCTTCAGTCTGGCCAAGTGTTATGTTGAGAGCATGATGACTTTATAG